In one window of Opitutus sp. GAS368 DNA:
- the rpsO gene encoding 30S ribosomal protein S15: protein MSQPVKSEVIAQYKIHEKDTGSSDVQIALLTARINHLTEHLRTHRKDFHSRRGLLQMASRRRKLLDYVKSEDLAKYNDLLQKLSLRK from the coding sequence ATGTCACAACCCGTTAAGTCAGAAGTCATCGCCCAGTATAAAATCCACGAGAAGGACACCGGCTCCAGCGACGTCCAGATCGCGCTGCTCACCGCCCGGATCAATCACTTGACCGAGCACCTGCGCACGCATCGCAAGGACTTCCACAGCCGCCGCGGCCTCCTCCAAATGGCCAGTCGTCGTCGCAAGCTCCTTGATTACGTCAAGAGCGAGGACCTCGCCAAATACAACGACCTGCTGCAGAAGCTGAGTCTCCGCAAGTAA